Genomic window (Rosa chinensis cultivar Old Blush chromosome 6, RchiOBHm-V2, whole genome shotgun sequence):
ATTGCAGAAGGTAAGTTTTTGGTCTTGTTGTGATTGTTGTCAAGTtttgtgcatatgttgtgagcatgaagTTATGGTTTTACAGTTGAAACATCAGGACCTGTACATCCTCAAACCTTGAGGCTGTGAACAGAACATTACAGAGCAAGGTTGATCTAGCTAGCATGTTTTATATTTGAATATTAGTTTAATTATACTACGATTTTGTAGTATGAAGTTGTTTAATTGACATAATTTACTACACGAATGCTCTCGTTTATTATCCTTGAATGAAAGGGTTTAATTCAAACATTGTCTATTAGAAGTGTGAATGAGGACATCTTTTACGACACGCAAAAAAGTCTTTGTACGACATgcaaaatggtcttttacgATACGCAAGAGAGTCTTTTACGACTTGCAAGAGAGTCTTTTACGACAAGCAAAATGGTCTTTTATGACACGCAAAATGAGTCTTTTACGACACTCAAAATagtcttttacggcacacaatCAAAGTTGTAAAACATCTTTTACAGCACACAAAATAGTGTTTTACGacatgcaaaaaaaaattttacgaCACACATTGTGTGTTGTAAAAGACCAATTTTACTGTAGTGATAACTTGTGAAAAATTACATTAGTCCAAGACCTCGCTTAGTTTGATCGAACTAGGAAATCTTAATTATGGTTTTAAACCAATGTGGCATTTCTTGCACCTATCTATGTCATTTGAAAACCGTGAGATATAGTCCTTCTTTGCAATCTATGTTATTATAGGTGAAGAACTTTGACCGAATCTATTCACTCTAACAGACCACATTAGGCGGTTTTGGTGGTTCATGCTCTGGGTCACCGGCCCATTACGCTTGCATCGTAACTATATCCTGAATTTTGTGGGACTACATATAACAGCCTGCAATCATATTTGTCCCAGttgctttttattttctcttaaaaatgacatttcatcaagtatggttttagttgATAAAGTGAGTTCTTttaaataatagtatagattaaaaaaaaaaacgaaatcaTTATGATAAGtggcattttttttaattcactgCTTCTAACTTCTAAGGGCctaatatttttcatttctatctGATTAACCATCGACCTACCTTGTTGAATTGCTAACTTGCCCAAGCTAGTTTTCTGTTGGTTTCTTAGTTAACTTCCCTTGACATTTCCACACAAGAGAAAAGTAATGCAACGCAACTAGTAGGTTCTACATTAATTCAAATCTCATCGCTattcatgtatatatatggcCATAATTCAGAAGACCAAATTTTGTTAATGTAGTTTGCTAATAAATCCAAACTTAGTAAGTGACACGTACTCCTTGGTATCTCAGAATCTCACCAATGAGCTCACCCTTCCCAGAGCCCACGTACCTTCCGCAAATCTCACCATCCCTGATGAACAAGAACGTCGGCACCTCCACCACCTCCATGTCCTTGAGGAACTGCAGACAGCTGTCGTTCTCATCACCGTTCATCCTCGCAAACACCACCGTATCCTCCATCCTCTTCGACAGCTTAACCACCGTCGGATACACCTTCACGCACGGCCCACAATGCTTGAGCCCCACGTCAAGCACAATCAGCTTATGGTCAACCTTGTGATCTTGAATCAACTTCTCAACGTCCTCTCGGTTATGTAACTGCACCACCGCCGAATGGTTGTCGCCGTAATATAACACATCTCCGACAAGCTGGTTGCCGTCTATGCCTTCCTCCTCGTGAATCTTCTCCATGCTCTTGTAGAAGCTGAAGTGCGGAAACTTCTCGATTTTTTCTCTCCTGCATAGCTCCCTGGTCTTCTCGTTTTCGTCTCCCATCACCAGTAAGAACTCCACGTCGCCACACGTGCGGCTGAGATCAACCATGAAGGGGTACATTTTCTTGCTCTCGGAGCTGTGGCTGGCGGCGAATTCGACCACCACGAGCTTGTTCTTTGCCGATTGAAGCACTCCATCGAATTCCGCTATGCTGTGGACTCGTACTACTCTCTCATCGCTCCCCACTTTCTTAGTGCCCGGGGCGGCCGTGGCCTTTGTGGTGAAGTTGAAGCGGGCTTGTTTGGCTTCTAGTTTGGTTGCTAGAGGTTTGAGTTTGGTGACTAAGGATAAGAAGGACCGGTGGTGGTAAAGAGAGCTGGCTTTGGGgattgaagatagagataaaggTGGTTTGGCTACGAAATTTGTGATGGTCGCCATTGATCTGAAGCTAAGAGGGAACTTGAAGCTATGAGTGTAGAGAGAAGTACAGGGGAGAGTGGTGTGAGGAAGCATTGAGAATTATCTTGAAATCTGCGGTGGCTAAAGTCCACAGCCACTCGTTTTGCTTGTGGTTCATGTCATGATTGTCATCCATTGACATAAAAATCTTTGGGGGGTATTTTGGGATATTTTTATAGAATATTCAGTTCCATCTCCTCTTTACATCACGCAAAGCCCATAATATCAGTTCAAGTTCGCGTTAGCCCAAAACACACGTTTAATATCTACAAAAACATGTGGGCTTCTTTTTGTACAGAAAAGCCGAATGAATTTGGTGAAAATTCAACAAAAGACCT
Coding sequences:
- the LOC112174481 gene encoding thioredoxin-like protein CDSP32, chloroplastic, which gives rise to MLPHTTLPCTSLYTHSFKFPLSFRSMATITNFVAKPPLSLSSIPKASSLYHHRSFLSLVTKLKPLATKLEAKQARFNFTTKATAAPGTKKVGSDERVVRVHSIAEFDGVLQSAKNKLVVVEFAASHSSESKKMYPFMVDLSRTCGDVEFLLVMGDENEKTRELCRREKIEKFPHFSFYKSMEKIHEEEGIDGNQLVGDVLYYGDNHSAVVQLHNREDVEKLIQDHKVDHKLIVLDVGLKHCGPCVKVYPTVVKLSKRMEDTVVFARMNGDENDSCLQFLKDMEVVEVPTFLFIRDGEICGRYVGSGKGELIGEILRYQGVRVTY